A genome region from Quadrisphaera sp. RL12-1S includes the following:
- a CDS encoding methyl-accepting chemotaxis protein: MSGLARTGRGAALVVAATPMALWLVSVWGPGAALVSVVAVLAAALNGVLVLRCGSRWQAQERVRDELTEALSRGDLTAVGAPRDLVDKLRPLGGHAALLSIAGEEMTHSGRTIDAKVNQAATNVATIARSASDVSEKAAVMASAGGQLQQAIAEIAHNAEDAAGAARDGVVAVTAASGIMTVLDASSARIGDVVATISAIAEQTNLLALNATIEAARAGESGKGFAVVASEVKDLARETAKATEEISSTVAQIQDDSVKAVHSIKAVSDVVERIAAFQQSIAAAVEEQSMTLAEVNATTALVSQQASAIARATADLEQQTATTRTAAGLNHRAVAELTSVVAALQDVVAGVQLPPSDGAAPVYRQSWDTARNSGEIICSGGWTVDFAKGALKEFTAFIASARPGWTLVADDRGFAPTSPDVTAVVEEFMTAAFGRQMGACAIVLDSAVAAMQMQRSVDATGAPIVVVTSVEEARAALASRAVADA, translated from the coding sequence ATGTCGGGTCTTGCGAGGACTGGACGCGGGGCGGCGCTCGTCGTCGCCGCAACCCCCATGGCGCTGTGGCTGGTGTCGGTGTGGGGCCCGGGAGCGGCCCTGGTGTCCGTGGTCGCTGTTCTCGCCGCGGCTCTCAACGGCGTGCTGGTGCTGCGCTGCGGCAGCCGCTGGCAGGCACAGGAGCGCGTCCGCGACGAACTCACTGAGGCCCTCAGCCGTGGAGACCTCACCGCCGTGGGTGCTCCGCGTGACCTGGTGGACAAGCTGCGCCCGCTCGGCGGGCACGCGGCGCTGCTCAGCATCGCTGGCGAGGAGATGACCCATTCCGGGCGGACCATCGACGCGAAGGTCAACCAGGCTGCCACCAACGTGGCCACCATCGCCCGATCCGCGAGCGACGTCTCCGAGAAGGCCGCCGTCATGGCTTCCGCCGGTGGCCAGCTCCAGCAGGCGATCGCTGAGATCGCTCACAACGCTGAGGACGCCGCAGGCGCCGCACGTGACGGCGTGGTCGCCGTCACCGCGGCTTCCGGGATCATGACAGTGCTGGACGCGTCATCCGCTCGCATCGGCGACGTGGTGGCCACCATCTCCGCGATCGCTGAGCAGACGAACCTCCTGGCTCTGAACGCCACCATCGAGGCCGCTCGCGCCGGGGAGTCGGGCAAGGGCTTCGCCGTCGTCGCTTCCGAGGTCAAGGACCTCGCCCGCGAGACGGCCAAGGCCACCGAAGAGATCAGCAGCACCGTGGCGCAGATCCAGGACGACTCCGTCAAGGCGGTGCACTCCATCAAGGCTGTCAGCGACGTGGTCGAGCGCATCGCGGCCTTCCAGCAGTCCATCGCTGCCGCGGTCGAGGAGCAGTCCATGACCCTGGCCGAGGTCAACGCGACCACCGCCCTGGTCTCCCAGCAGGCGAGCGCGATCGCTCGCGCGACTGCAGACCTGGAGCAGCAGACGGCGACCACCCGGACAGCGGCCGGTCTCAACCACCGCGCCGTGGCAGAGCTGACGTCGGTCGTCGCTGCCCTGCAGGACGTCGTCGCCGGGGTCCAGCTGCCTCCCAGTGACGGCGCCGCACCGGTGTACCGCCAGTCGTGGGACACGGCGCGCAACAGCGGCGAGATCATCTGCAGCGGAGGCTGGACGGTGGACTTCGCCAAGGGTGCCCTGAAGGAGTTCACCGCCTTCATCGCGTCCGCCCGTCCGGGGTGGACCCTGGTCGCGGACGACCGCGGCTTCGCACCCACCTCCCCCGACGTGACCGCGGTGGTCGAGGAGTTCATGACGGCGGCCTTCGGCCGGCAGATGGGTGCGTGTGCCATCGTCCTGGACAGCGCCGTCGCCGCGATG